A stretch of Desulfotalea psychrophila LSv54 DNA encodes these proteins:
- the hemC gene encoding hydroxymethylbilane synthase, which translates to MKNIINIGSRKSKLAMWQTNTIAGQLEAAGMETRINSMETKGDKILDRSIVKIGSKGVFTEELEVQLATGITDIAVHSAKDMQSQLPEDFELIAFSQREKVNDVLVSDDKEIDLADPTKKIRIGTSSVRRRAMLKQYYPHVQAVEMRGNLQTRIEKMRNGDCDALMLAYAGVKRMENDDMIVMEFDTARFTPPVGQGCIAIEAATNLDPARREAIRTALNDADSESCLLAERAYLKKLEGGCSIPAFGLACLEGEELVMRAGLSSLDGTRILVKEVRANRSEAETLGNNLGEYILENGGREMLAEIRRQQAGE; encoded by the coding sequence ATGAAAAATATAATCAACATAGGTAGCCGGAAATCCAAACTTGCCATGTGGCAGACCAACACCATCGCCGGACAGCTCGAAGCGGCCGGCATGGAGACCAGAATCAACAGCATGGAGACTAAGGGGGACAAGATCCTCGACAGATCCATTGTCAAGATCGGCTCCAAGGGCGTCTTCACTGAAGAGCTGGAGGTACAGTTGGCAACAGGGATCACCGATATTGCCGTCCACTCCGCCAAGGATATGCAGTCTCAACTCCCCGAGGATTTTGAGCTCATCGCCTTCAGCCAACGAGAAAAGGTCAACGACGTGTTGGTCAGCGACGACAAAGAGATCGATCTGGCCGACCCGACAAAAAAGATCCGGATCGGCACCTCCTCTGTCCGGCGGCGGGCCATGCTCAAGCAGTACTACCCCCATGTACAGGCAGTTGAAATGAGGGGTAACCTGCAGACCCGCATCGAAAAGATGAGAAATGGTGACTGCGACGCCCTGATGCTGGCCTATGCCGGGGTCAAGCGAATGGAAAATGACGATATGATCGTTATGGAATTTGACACCGCCCGTTTTACCCCGCCTGTGGGTCAGGGCTGCATTGCCATAGAGGCCGCCACCAACCTCGACCCGGCAAGACGAGAGGCAATTCGCACGGCCCTTAACGATGCGGACAGCGAGAGCTGCCTCCTGGCCGAGCGAGCCTACCTGAAAAAGCTTGAGGGCGGTTGCAGCATTCCCGCCTTCGGTCTCGCCTGCCTGGAGGGAGAAGAACTGGTTATGCGAGCAGGACTCTCAAGCCTTGACGGCACCAGAATTCTGGTAAAAGAGGTCAGGGCCAATCGCAGTGAAGCCGAAACACTGGGCAATAATCTGGGCGAGTATATTCTCGAAAACGGCGGTCGTGAGATGTTGGCGGAGATTCGTCGCCAGCAAGCTGGAGAGTAG
- a CDS encoding P-loop NTPase family protein — translation MRLECHNLYFSYPGTDITILEKMSCAFSRPGFHSVFGPSGVGKSSFAKLIARANSPTQEDYQGSIVLDGIEKILYSYNLERLPGWESTGKHLEKIVAPAKHALKENLIDIFEIRPLPGVTLQQTLHGPTEQGQPHPLPSPGFRPSYPR, via the coding sequence ATGCGTCTTGAATGTCATAACCTCTATTTTTCTTATCCGGGTACGGATATTACCATCCTGGAAAAGATGAGCTGCGCCTTTTCCCGGCCCGGCTTCCACTCCGTCTTCGGCCCATCGGGGGTGGGCAAGAGCTCCTTTGCCAAGCTGATTGCCAGGGCCAACAGTCCCACCCAAGAAGACTATCAGGGCAGCATCGTACTTGATGGCATCGAAAAGATTCTCTACTCATACAACCTCGAACGCCTCCCCGGTTGGGAAAGCACTGGCAAGCATCTGGAAAAGATCGTTGCTCCCGCTAAGCACGCCCTCAAAGAGAATCTCATCGACATTTTTGAAATCAGGCCCCTTCCTGGGGTCACGCTTCAACAAACTCTCCATGGGCCAACAGAACAGGGTCAACCTCATCCGCTACCTTCTCCAGGATTTCGACCTTCTTATCCTCGATGA
- a CDS encoding P-loop NTPase family protein — MGQQNRVNLIRYLLQDFDLLILDESLANVDEKLRQTIIVHIKEIFPEKMFLYISHNLMEVSSFCDEIMVFGANNEKKHYRVIEGQNCQLNREVDKRKRDVTMLEVMNSF, encoded by the coding sequence ATGGGCCAACAGAACAGGGTCAACCTCATCCGCTACCTTCTCCAGGATTTCGACCTTCTTATCCTCGATGAGAGCCTGGCCAACGTTGACGAAAAACTGCGCCAAACAATCATCGTCCATATCAAGGAAATTTTTCCTGAAAAGATGTTTCTCTATATATCTCATAACCTGATGGAGGTCTCCTCTTTCTGCGATGAAATCATGGTCTTTGGGGCCAACAATGAAAAAAAACATTACCGGGTAATCGAAGGCCAGAACTGCCAGCTGAATAGAGAAGTAGACAAAAGAAAACGAGATGTTACAATGCTAGAAGTAATGAACTCCTTCTAA
- a CDS encoding ABC transporter permease has product MLFRRIYQFLIVYLTGVSTLLLIKHSLQLSNYVIPNIPLILETAQTNAGPYFLDVLNTLGIAVLGQIISIALAFSVGIAGRRSSWMGSFIKMAAYNIQAYPIVALAPIIFILLGDGFIPRLLIASMICYFPLLLSVLGIMSTPIKDIEHFYRVTGRMRWQLEVKIRAFENLNKLTTVISGSATLAMAGAIVAEFIAANAGIGYSIRIALYQSDLAKILIALFMIGIVISVYQGFLESCSEKAKIHWGIAGD; this is encoded by the coding sequence ATGCTTTTTCGAAGAATATATCAGTTTCTTATCGTCTACCTCACCGGGGTAAGCACCCTGCTGCTCATCAAGCATAGCCTGCAGCTCTCCAACTACGTCATCCCCAACATTCCACTTATCCTGGAGACCGCCCAGACTAACGCAGGCCCCTATTTCCTCGATGTACTCAATACCCTGGGCATAGCCGTGCTCGGGCAGATAATCTCCATCGCTCTGGCCTTTAGCGTCGGCATTGCCGGCAGAAGATCTTCCTGGATGGGTTCTTTTATCAAGATGGCTGCCTACAATATCCAGGCATATCCCATTGTCGCTCTGGCCCCGATCATCTTTATCCTTCTGGGCGACGGCTTTATCCCCCGACTTCTTATCGCCTCCATGATCTGCTACTTCCCCCTCCTCCTCTCCGTCCTGGGCATAATGTCCACCCCAATTAAGGATATCGAACACTTCTACCGGGTCACCGGCAGAATGCGCTGGCAACTTGAGGTAAAGATCCGGGCCTTTGAAAACCTGAATAAACTGACCACCGTCATTTCCGGCAGTGCCACCCTGGCCATGGCAGGGGCCATTGTGGCCGAATTTATTGCCGCCAATGCCGGCATTGGCTATTCAATCCGTATAGCCCTCTACCAGAGCGATCTGGCCAAGATACTTATTGCCCTCTTTATGATCGGCATCGTCATATCCGTCTACCAGGGCTTTTTGGAATCTTGCAGTGAAAAAGCCAAGATACACTGGGGAATAGCGGGAGACTAA
- a CDS encoding ABC transporter substrate-binding protein → MKTIFALILGCCLLTFSTSSACAQEETLHYRLKWLFNSSVAGDIYAESGGYFAKEGLKVKVKEGSPEKNAIKELELGQADFGVASADQVIRALEKGAKVVVLAQIFQINPMQWIYRVEQAPIEKATDLKGRSIGYTYGGNDETIMKTLLARAGISQVKITGARFDFTPFLTGKVDLWPVYRNSQGVILKEKLGKEGEKVLFFNPADFGVNFVANSVVTSEKMVKEHPETVRKFRRALLKGWKAAMNPENEVKVLEAIALRDRDNSREIRRRQLQATRLLVVPKNLEEMGQINRKAWQQTEEIMLEEKQIKRAVHVERVLWEEK, encoded by the coding sequence ATGAAAACAATATTCGCCCTCATCCTCGGTTGCTGCCTCCTCACCTTCTCCACCAGCAGCGCCTGCGCCCAGGAGGAGACCCTGCACTACCGACTCAAATGGCTCTTTAACTCAAGTGTTGCCGGCGATATCTACGCAGAGAGCGGGGGATATTTTGCCAAGGAGGGACTAAAGGTCAAGGTCAAGGAGGGAAGTCCAGAGAAAAACGCCATCAAGGAGTTAGAACTGGGACAGGCAGATTTTGGGGTGGCCTCAGCCGATCAGGTTATCAGGGCTCTGGAAAAGGGAGCCAAGGTGGTGGTCCTTGCCCAGATATTTCAGATAAACCCCATGCAGTGGATCTACCGGGTCGAGCAGGCACCGATAGAGAAGGCCACAGATCTGAAGGGACGGAGCATTGGCTACACCTATGGTGGTAATGACGAGACGATCATGAAGACCCTCCTGGCCCGGGCCGGCATCAGCCAGGTGAAAATCACCGGGGCCCGTTTTGACTTCACCCCATTTCTCACCGGCAAGGTCGATCTCTGGCCCGTATACCGCAACTCCCAGGGCGTTATCCTTAAGGAGAAGCTGGGAAAAGAGGGGGAGAAGGTACTCTTCTTCAACCCGGCAGACTTCGGGGTCAACTTTGTGGCCAACTCGGTGGTCACCTCGGAAAAAATGGTCAAAGAACATCCAGAAACCGTAAGGAAATTTCGCCGGGCCCTGCTCAAGGGCTGGAAAGCGGCCATGAACCCGGAAAATGAGGTGAAGGTCCTTGAGGCCATTGCCCTCAGAGACAGGGACAACAGTAGGGAGATCCGCAGGCGTCAACTTCAGGCAACCAGACTTTTGGTCGTCCCTAAGAACCTTGAAGAGATGGGACAGATAAACCGTAAGGCCTGGCAACAGACCGAGGAGATCATGCTTGAGGAGAAACAGATCAAAAGAGCTGTGCATGTGGAGAGGGTCCTGTGGGAGGAAAAGTAA
- a CDS encoding GlpM family protein, whose protein sequence is MLSLFFKCSIGAFAVLTIALLSRSKSFFIAGLVPLFPTFALIAHYIVGSERSPMELRTTALFGLYSIMPYAAYLFAVYYFSIRFNLVTNLLLSTAIWIIFAAVLLVTWVKLHPAV, encoded by the coding sequence ATGTTGTCCCTGTTTTTTAAATGCTCCATTGGTGCATTTGCCGTTTTAACGATCGCCCTGCTCTCCAGATCAAAGAGCTTTTTTATCGCCGGCCTCGTCCCCCTCTTTCCCACCTTCGCCCTTATTGCCCACTATATTGTCGGCTCCGAACGCAGCCCCATGGAACTGAGAACAACGGCCCTCTTTGGTCTCTACTCGATAATGCCCTATGCCGCCTATCTCTTTGCCGTCTACTACTTCAGCATCAGATTTAATTTGGTTACCAACCTGCTTCTCTCCACGGCTATTTGGATCATCTTTGCCGCTGTTCTGTTGGTCACTTGGGTTAAGTTGCATCCGGCGGTTTAG
- a CDS encoding prenyltransferase/squalene oxidase repeat-containing protein: MKLSAEARKRAITFINREGRPLERAICEHLFAGGARDRVLQELVKFQNPDGGFGNGLEPDLRSAESSVLCTSVALEILADLNIGCDEPMLKGAISFLMNTYDEERHVWRIIPQTAESSPHAPWWNRTGLEKTFGNFLTNPRARICGYLFHYRQLTPEKFRTELLARVLEHMEGEEDKIPGDSLLCYISLSQCDNLPTDSSARLNQKIMQMIPASVETDSTKWEDYCLKPIWTITSPHSPYHHLIAEAIDRNLDYEIQHQEKDGSWKPFWNWAGAYPEDWLIAEREWRGKITLDMLRVIAAFGRIEK, encoded by the coding sequence ATGAAACTATCAGCAGAGGCCCGTAAAAGAGCAATTACGTTTATCAACAGAGAAGGGCGCCCTTTGGAGAGGGCGATTTGCGAGCACCTCTTTGCCGGTGGAGCCAGGGATCGAGTTCTGCAGGAGCTGGTCAAATTCCAGAACCCGGACGGTGGTTTTGGCAATGGACTGGAACCGGATCTGAGATCAGCCGAAAGCTCTGTACTCTGCACCTCTGTTGCTTTGGAAATCCTTGCTGACCTGAATATCGGCTGTGATGAACCAATGCTTAAAGGGGCAATCTCATTCCTGATGAACACCTACGACGAGGAGAGGCATGTCTGGAGAATCATCCCCCAAACTGCCGAGTCAAGCCCCCACGCCCCTTGGTGGAACAGAACCGGACTTGAGAAGACCTTTGGAAACTTCCTCACAAACCCAAGGGCAAGGATCTGCGGATATCTCTTTCATTATCGGCAGTTGACCCCGGAAAAATTTCGCACTGAGCTACTTGCCCGTGTCCTTGAGCATATGGAAGGTGAAGAGGACAAAATTCCCGGTGATTCACTCCTCTGCTATATCTCTCTTTCCCAGTGCGACAATCTGCCAACGGACTCCTCCGCCCGCCTAAACCAGAAAATCATGCAGATGATCCCCGCTTCCGTTGAAACAGACAGCACCAAGTGGGAAGATTACTGTCTAAAACCGATCTGGACAATAACATCACCACATTCACCCTACCACCACCTCATTGCTGAAGCCATCGACAGGAACCTGGACTATGAGATCCAACATCAGGAGAAAGACGGCTCATGGAAACCATTCTGGAATTGGGCCGGGGCCTACCCAGAGGATTGGCTGATAGCCGAAAGGGAGTGGCGCGGAAAAATCACCTTGGACATGCTCAGAGTAATTGCCGCCTTCGGCAGAATCGAAAAATAG
- a CDS encoding Sbal_3080 family lipoprotein yields the protein MKRMLMLFVLLPVCSCTAINVKPLAINANDNIACIKENPKVKVPRFLDIVVNGFEEHDFTTRVYQNTPNNSCDLLVTYTATRNWDVSPYMTDAEIWVKDRSGKRVGYGQYHLKGGGGLALNKWASTESKMEQVFTELFAKH from the coding sequence ATGAAAAGAATGCTCATGTTATTTGTATTACTACCCGTCTGTAGCTGTACGGCAATAAATGTCAAACCGCTTGCCATTAATGCAAATGACAATATCGCCTGTATAAAAGAAAACCCAAAAGTCAAAGTGCCTCGTTTCCTTGATATTGTTGTTAATGGTTTCGAAGAACACGACTTCACAACCCGGGTATACCAAAACACTCCCAATAATAGTTGCGATCTCCTTGTCACGTATACAGCTACACGCAATTGGGATGTTTCACCATATATGACCGATGCAGAAATTTGGGTGAAAGATCGCTCCGGAAAACGCGTTGGTTACGGTCAATACCATTTAAAAGGAGGCGGTGGATTAGCCTTAAATAAATGGGCCAGTACAGAAAGCAAAATGGAACAAGTATTTACAGAACTGTTTGCAAAACACTGA
- a CDS encoding ABC-three component system protein: MTDTNHGARGPALGYYYQAIYALIKLFSSKNDNAFVSIETFDDVYHDDGGKKELIQLKHSITKNTKISIKSKELWKTIKVWCDFLLTNDPKDGTFTLATVASLDPESSLNSLTTANSSRLQLENDLLSEASRVKKERDEIEEENKIRLSQKQKEKTLPHENRYKGCEAFIKLAPKKRNDLITNINLVVDSFTIDNAKEKVIEYIRFNTQPNNHESLIESIIAWWDREAVRSLTRERDECIHFSELQEFIARKNSELYHDGFTDDLDEMDIPEVKNPNKIQSQQLEIIKATKTQKRRSYDTEIKARIQRKKWMDDNLPASSKLTNYDNLLTKEWSYQFEEMNDNATNYDEKEKEEKGRKLLDWSHQVAHVQVKPISKNYSNPDLVRGSYQMLSTTKKVGWHCDYNFLIKSPKK, from the coding sequence ATGACAGATACGAATCACGGTGCTAGAGGCCCTGCGTTGGGATATTATTACCAAGCAATTTATGCCTTAATTAAATTGTTTTCTTCAAAAAATGACAATGCATTTGTAAGCATTGAAACATTTGATGATGTGTATCATGATGATGGCGGCAAAAAAGAATTAATACAATTAAAACATTCTATAACTAAAAATACAAAAATTAGCATTAAAAGCAAGGAACTATGGAAAACGATAAAAGTTTGGTGTGATTTCCTTCTAACAAATGACCCAAAAGATGGGACTTTCACCCTAGCAACAGTGGCTTCATTGGATCCAGAGAGTTCTTTAAATTCTTTAACCACCGCCAATTCATCTCGACTTCAACTTGAAAATGATTTGTTATCAGAAGCCAGCAGAGTCAAAAAAGAAAGAGATGAAATAGAAGAAGAAAATAAAATAAGGTTATCCCAAAAACAAAAAGAAAAAACACTGCCTCACGAAAACCGCTATAAAGGATGTGAGGCTTTTATTAAATTAGCCCCAAAGAAAAGAAATGACCTAATAACAAATATCAATTTAGTTGTAGATTCTTTTACAATAGACAATGCAAAAGAAAAAGTTATTGAATATATTCGTTTCAACACCCAGCCCAACAACCATGAATCTCTTATTGAAAGTATAATAGCTTGGTGGGACAGAGAAGCAGTAAGATCTTTAACTCGGGAAAGGGATGAATGCATCCACTTTAGTGAATTGCAAGAATTTATAGCAAGAAAAAACTCTGAATTATACCATGATGGTTTTACGGATGATCTAGATGAAATGGATATACCTGAAGTGAAAAACCCAAATAAAATACAATCACAACAACTAGAAATTATAAAAGCCACTAAAACTCAGAAAAGAAGATCCTACGACACAGAAATCAAAGCTAGAATTCAAAGAAAGAAGTGGATGGATGACAATTTACCGGCATCTTCAAAACTAACTAATTACGACAATTTGCTAACAAAAGAATGGTCTTATCAATTTGAAGAAATGAATGACAATGCTACAAACTACGACGAAAAAGAAAAGGAAGAAAAAGGAAGAAAACTATTAGATTGGTCTCACCAAGTAGCACATGTTCAAGTAAAGCCAATCTCAAAAAATTATTCGAATCCAGATTTAGTTCGTGGCAGTTATCAAATGTTGTCTACCACCAAGAAAGTTGGATGGCACTGTGACTATAATTTTCTAATCAAATCACCAAAAAAATAA
- a CDS encoding three component ABC system middle component — protein sequence MTINIDILAETNPAFSSLVILSFIKGYCEEADESAPYPILLLPLPIILSGDLNHTFNNTSKRTGFYRWLSNNPTVKFNLTKRIEGSLEFITPAIEYGFFKGIFILSDTGNILPNLENIGNYSKENGIAIYFKNAERLGGWLGAIKSERTIYNH from the coding sequence ATGACTATAAACATTGATATATTAGCTGAAACCAATCCCGCTTTTAGCTCATTGGTGATATTAAGCTTCATCAAAGGATATTGCGAAGAAGCTGATGAATCAGCGCCATATCCAATTTTATTATTACCACTTCCAATAATTCTTTCTGGTGATTTAAATCACACTTTTAACAACACTAGCAAGAGAACAGGATTTTACAGATGGTTATCAAATAATCCAACTGTAAAGTTTAACCTTACTAAACGAATTGAAGGGTCGCTAGAATTCATTACACCTGCTATAGAATATGGCTTTTTTAAAGGTATCTTTATTTTATCCGATACTGGCAACATCTTACCAAATCTAGAAAACATCGGTAATTACTCTAAAGAAAACGGCATTGCTATTTACTTTAAAAATGCCGAACGACTGGGAGGATGGCTTGGCGCAATCAAATCCGAAAGGACAATTTACAATCATTAG
- a CDS encoding DUF3732 domain-containing protein, translating into MSRWNISNVIYYSKHNSKRILEFKPNNVTIITGASNTGKSAIINSIDYCLGSSKCNVASFILERTTHIATKWTNGSLDFFVAREIGKEGSVSNKMYIEYGSSVNIPETPLNFAGKGTKDEVRLIIESLFGISGVNDSILKINKNRITLRQIVPFLFLDKSVIDSDKIIFHGLDDTRKAKYIIDSLPYFLGALDKEELDAIRKLKGLEKGVENEDKNEKKHDSLQQDFIESAKSLLLEAVQGGIIENHSFPNNKNKLLEELNNILHWKPVNILIENQDVLDDLEQRKEILLIEVNKLKRKLKAAKFDENNKKEFHNILSSQTSKLNIGKYFGDDEHRCPVCSSKLASSSHIATQIKLSFDKLKKESLALKNHRPRLDKFILEIEDNTNRAKNELAIINNNISNLIQKSKEAEKQKDKNNNGDRIIGRISYFLENQNDSKSFNPEKKLQYLNEIEEINERYGNSQRKEKVQIAERVISTIATKNLIDLPKGVPCINSTINFFSKEPKIILSDNNSNIDYQFANIGSDENYLSIHLSFAFAMQEFFKSNSSPVPGVLILDQVSRPYYSNDNDSDELEIDNENDDKKALVKHFDFIFDQVKKQKDLQVIILEHAYLSNSKKYTDSTKYRWPKKSSEKLIPSHWPTE; encoded by the coding sequence ATGAGTCGATGGAATATCAGTAATGTTATCTATTATAGCAAACACAACTCAAAAAGAATACTAGAATTCAAGCCAAATAATGTAACCATTATAACTGGAGCATCAAACACAGGCAAGTCAGCAATAATAAACTCAATTGATTATTGCTTGGGTTCATCAAAATGCAATGTTGCTTCTTTTATTTTGGAGCGCACAACCCATATTGCAACGAAATGGACTAATGGTTCGCTTGACTTTTTTGTAGCAAGAGAAATAGGAAAAGAAGGTAGTGTTTCGAATAAAATGTATATTGAATATGGATCATCTGTAAATATCCCAGAAACACCATTAAATTTTGCAGGGAAAGGAACAAAGGATGAAGTTAGGCTAATTATTGAATCTTTATTTGGAATTTCAGGAGTAAATGATTCAATATTGAAAATCAATAAAAACAGAATTACTCTTAGACAAATAGTTCCTTTTTTATTTCTGGACAAAAGTGTTATAGATAGTGATAAAATTATTTTCCATGGGCTGGATGACACCCGAAAGGCAAAATATATTATAGATTCATTGCCATATTTTTTAGGCGCACTTGATAAAGAAGAGCTAGATGCCATAAGAAAACTAAAAGGATTAGAAAAGGGCGTTGAAAATGAGGATAAAAATGAGAAAAAACATGATTCCCTCCAGCAAGACTTCATTGAGAGTGCAAAATCTCTATTATTGGAAGCTGTACAGGGTGGCATAATTGAAAACCATAGTTTCCCGAACAACAAAAACAAATTACTTGAGGAATTGAACAATATACTCCATTGGAAACCTGTAAACATCTTGATAGAAAATCAAGACGTTTTAGATGACTTGGAGCAGAGAAAAGAAATCCTTTTAATCGAAGTAAATAAATTAAAAAGAAAACTTAAAGCTGCAAAATTTGACGAAAATAACAAGAAAGAATTCCACAACATATTGTCAAGTCAAACTTCAAAATTAAATATTGGCAAATATTTTGGTGATGACGAACATCGGTGCCCAGTCTGCTCTTCAAAACTAGCATCTTCTTCCCATATTGCAACCCAAATAAAACTATCTTTCGATAAATTAAAAAAAGAAAGCTTAGCACTAAAGAATCACCGCCCTAGGTTGGATAAATTTATTCTTGAAATTGAAGACAATACCAACAGAGCCAAAAATGAACTCGCAATAATCAATAACAATATTTCTAATTTAATCCAGAAATCAAAAGAAGCAGAAAAGCAAAAAGATAAAAACAATAATGGAGATCGTATAATAGGGCGAATATCATATTTCCTGGAAAATCAAAATGATTCCAAGAGTTTTAATCCAGAGAAAAAACTTCAATACCTAAATGAAATCGAAGAAATTAACGAAAGATATGGAAATAGCCAAAGAAAAGAAAAAGTACAAATTGCAGAGCGAGTTATTTCCACAATCGCAACAAAAAATTTAATAGATTTACCCAAGGGGGTACCCTGCATAAATAGTACTATCAATTTTTTCTCTAAAGAACCAAAGATCATATTGTCTGACAATAATTCTAATATTGATTATCAATTTGCAAATATTGGCTCGGATGAAAATTATTTAAGCATACACCTATCTTTTGCATTTGCAATGCAAGAATTTTTTAAAAGTAACAGTAGCCCCGTCCCAGGAGTTTTGATCTTAGATCAAGTTAGTAGGCCATATTACTCAAATGACAATGATTCAGATGAGCTTGAGATTGATAATGAAAATGATGACAAGAAGGCGCTTGTAAAACATTTTGATTTTATATTTGATCAAGTAAAAAAACAAAAGGACTTGCAGGTCATTATTTTGGAACATGCTTACTTAAGTAATAGTAAAAAATACACAGATTCCACCAAATATAGATGGCCTAAAAAAAGTTCTGAAAAGCTTATTCCTTCTCACTGGCCAACAGAATAA
- a CDS encoding DUF2959 domain-containing protein encodes MEKYMTGLLLIMLFSLTSCASTYYGAMEKVGYHKRDIMVDRVKAAQESQEEAQEDFTSALQQFDSVVRLEDTDLKRAYESLNDEYESISDAAETVSNRIDRVELVADALFAEWEAELALYQSASLRNKSKGQLRLTKAKYQTMIRSMHRAEASMDPVLKTFRDNVLFLKHNLNAQAIGSLRGEFRSLKADINTLIKQMKQAIASSNAFIKDPSLAPATAMKMAL; translated from the coding sequence ATGGAAAAATATATGACAGGGCTTCTGCTAATAATGCTCTTCTCTCTCACTTCCTGTGCCAGCACCTACTACGGGGCCATGGAGAAGGTCGGCTATCATAAGCGGGATATTATGGTTGATCGGGTCAAGGCGGCTCAGGAATCTCAGGAAGAGGCCCAGGAAGATTTTACCTCCGCCCTCCAGCAATTTGATTCCGTGGTGCGATTGGAGGATACCGACCTCAAGCGAGCCTATGAGTCCCTGAACGATGAGTATGAGAGCATCTCCGATGCGGCTGAAACGGTCTCCAACCGCATAGATCGGGTGGAGTTGGTGGCCGACGCCCTCTTTGCTGAGTGGGAGGCTGAGCTTGCCCTCTACCAGAGCGCCAGCCTGCGCAACAAGAGCAAGGGACAGTTACGACTCACCAAGGCCAAGTATCAGACGATGATCAGGAGCATGCACCGGGCCGAGGCCAGCATGGACCCTGTCCTCAAGACCTTCCGGGATAATGTCCTCTTCCTCAAGCATAATCTCAATGCCCAGGCCATCGGCTCCCTCCGTGGCGAGTTCCGCAGCCTGAAAGCCGACATCAACACCCTCATAAAGCAAATGAAGCAGGCTATAGCCTCCTCCAACGCCTTTATCAAAGACCCTTCCCTAGCCCCTGCCACGGCCATGAAAATGGCCCTATAG